The following DNA comes from Rhipicephalus microplus isolate Deutch F79 chromosome 6, USDA_Rmic, whole genome shotgun sequence.
AAATATTAAAAAACACAAGTTTTGCATTGTGTAAATGTATATTCATTTCACTTACTATCTGTATTTTCATAAATTTTATGTACTCGCTACATACTGGCTGTTGGCGGCTGACTTCACGCGCAAGGACAAATATTTTTTGCGCAAAGAATCATCATGCTTTGCAACTTATATAATGCTATTTGATGCGTATGTAATTGCATAGTGCTGTAATTTTATGTTAGACCTAGAAGAGCTCATAGTTTCGCATAGTTCTGCATATGCTTATTTTTGTTCTGGTAATTTTTTACAAATACTTTTCTTTTTGAACGCGGCGCGGGTCACGAGCATCCTAGCTATGACGCTTTGTATGGCTCAATTATCCGCCCAGTAATATAATATGCAGGGCTTCTATGTCCTCGCCGGGAACAATGCGAGCCGACACCCAACACCTTGCTATTCCTTGCTCAACGCTGTGCTATTCAGCACTCGGCAAGATCTTGCGTTCTTTACGCGGTACTGCCAGGCAGCAGTCTTTTAATGATGATTCTAAGATGGTTTTTTGTCCTCTCTTTCACCTTAACAAACGTATTTGGTACGTTAATTAATTCTTGTTTAAACAATTTTGATTATGCATGACTGTTCCGTAATTTTTTAAACCTTCATATATTCTCTTTCCGGGATTTAGAGTTTAAACTCCCGCTAAGAATATCGAACTACAATGTGTGCTCAAGGTAATCAGTCAAATTTTACAGCCCAGCCTGAAAAAGGAGAAGGGTCATTCAAACGGCCCGCATTTAGTACCGAACCCCCGGATCGCGGACCATGCAGGGCAAATGTGACGTATTggtattttcaagaaaaatatcATGAATGCAAGTTGTTCAATTATGGAGGCTGTGGCGGCAATCGCAACCGATTCTGGACCGAAAAAAGGTGCTACTACAGATGTGCGGGTGAGTATGTGAAATTTATTTTTCATGTCTTTTCTTCAGTTGACAGAACTTTCTTTATCAGTTTAATGCTCTCAATATAGAGTCACAGGTATGTAGAAATGCGTCATAGCAGCACACATAAACTTCGCGGTATGATTTTTGTGAGAAGTAGACAAAAAGACATAGCCTGTTTGCCAGACTAGATAACCATCTGCAAAGGGTGACCTACTCTTTTTTTTTGGATTCCGTTCATCGCATAGTCAGTGTTTCATATATCTACAACAAGCCAGGTATTGCTCCATAAAAAATAACGCTATCATTTCTACGTattttaataaatattttttattcattGTCCCCCTCCTGTTGAAAATTCGCAAGGTCGGCTGGAGAAGTGTCTTATTTGTGCGAAATTTTCACAATTATTAGGAATTGATATAAACACCAGCATCGGCAGTACGTCACTTCATGGCCATGttcaaaaaaaaatacttcctcCGAGAGAGGCAAAACAGCAATCTTTCTCGATTGTTTGCTTGACATAGTTTTTGATCAATGATATTGCTCCTAGCTTGCAGTGATTCTCATATTCAAATCAAGGTGCACGAATTTCGCAGGTTAACATTGTTGATCGAGTGAGCCAATAATATGTAGCTAGGTGTCTCCGTTCTCCACCACATATTCTGCAGGGGAACAACAGAACGAAAGCGACGAAACATAGCACCTACCAAGACAATGAAGGTGTTTTCCTtctattttttgcattttttatcTTCTCCAATTCTTCGAGATATAATTGTACCCAAGGTCAATTGTGAAGTCGAGTCCTTGCAACACACGCCATCAGACGTCGTTCTAGAGTACCTAGTCCTGTCGTTTTCAAGTGCTCTCATGTTTCGGCAGCGCCCGCAGATGGTCAAAGGTGCCTTCTACCTACAGTCACTACATACTTGTGGATATTTATTTCTAATGCGTTGCTAAGAAGGGTATTGCTAGAAGTATTATGTACACGTCACGTGGCTATATTTTTATAAGGGCAAAGTGTCTCATCAGAAGGTAAAAGGTACCATCGGTGTAGTAGTCTTCGTGTTCAACGGGAAGGGCATCTAAGTATTCATCATGAACTCCATCATTGTGGTGGTTGCGACTGTGTTCCCCTGATTGTTCTTATGAGACGACTCGAAAACCAAGGCCACAGGCTCACCGAAACTGAATAAGATCTTGTTATAATGACTCTTACCATTTTAATACTGTTACTATTGTTACAATGACCAAGGATGATAACAACAATCATCATAATCTTTGTTACTATCACAAAAAATATTTCGACAGTGCCAGAAGCTGTTGCATCCGATTCGCTTCATTGGAGCACGTAAGCAATCCTGCAAATTTTTATTTGTCCGTCGTAACATGGCATTCTAAATTAGCACTTTTTACAACAAAGGAGGCATTCTTTAGCATTTAAAGAATAAATGTTAGAACTCCTCGAAGTTTAGACTTCAATACCAGAAGGGTTTCTGGCAGGCACTAAGGCACAttgtgagaacaaaaaaaaagagtttgtttCTATATTAAACATGGTCTATTTTCCTGTGTGTGCTCCTATTCTTAAATCGTGGTCCAGTGCAGCATAAATTATTTGTTGTCGAAACGCAAAACTCTTTGTAGAACTGAACGTGAAAATGATACGACTACATTTCAATCGTAGCTCTAGACATATGGAGATAAAACTAAACGATATCTGAAAACCAAAGTAAAACAGAGGGCAGCTGGATTGAGTAGATCAAAATTTATAATAAAAAATGTATTTCTACAGTACTTACTTTATCAATCAGTTTCATCACCTAAACAAGTTTTCTTTTACCAAGTTTATATTAGGTGCGGCGCCTATCAGGAGCACTGGATGTGCCGCCATTTCTAGCACATTAAGCTGAGAAACTTTATTCTTCTTGTACTGCAAGCCACCTGATAATGATAATCAGTACGGAACACTTTGTGCCTTCGGGCTGTCATATGCTGTCGTCATTAGAGGAGACACAGACTAAACTACCTAAAATATAAATGAAGAGGAATTAAACTATGAATTCAAGGAGAGAACAATAAAAGAGAAAAGCAGGAATTgaaatataaaaattaaaaaaacataaaaaggaTCTAAAAATTGGAAATGCAAGACCAGAGAAATTTGGTTGCCAAGCTCCTCATTTTATTCAAGCTTCGCACCAGCAGCACGAAGCTGCCTTGATTTTCACTTCACATCACTAACTATTTTAAAATTGTCTACTTTTGAATTAGTTAGTCTGAGCACCAGTACTGTAGAAAATATCTTTGCAGAAGTCCACAAATAAGTACTTCACAAAGGGCACGAACACAAAACTTCGCTAGATtggattttttctttattttattataaAGGGAAGTTTTCACATCCAATCAACAATGAGTGAACTTAGTCATGGCCGCGTGAGTACTGGACGGCTgaatatttcaatattttattatatACAGCCTCACAATTaagcaataaataaatatcacTTCAAGGAGAAACAGAGCACTTAGGCCTACCTAAAAACTACTAAAAATAATACGGTTGTTATGTTGGTGGTACTGGACCTGTGAAACATCCTTCAATTTACGCGGTGTGAGCTaatgaagagttttttttttttcaaccgccCTTCTCGCAGCACCTGGTAGACAAAAAATTCTGTGCAGCGTATATCCAGATCCTAAGCCCTGCAACTCGACTTTCCAAGCCTGGTACTTCAGCAAAAAGGATAATGCCTGCCACAGATTGCCAAGAGGGATGTGCACAAGTACCATCAACAGGTTCATGTGGTGCGAGAAATGCATGAACAGATGTAGTGGTGCGTATCATATAACTTTTCTGATAACTATTTATATTTAGTAACCATTTGTGGGGTGCCGATTGCCAAAAGTATTATGATGATATGACTTTCACCGCACTAGGAAACTTCCAATGAATTCTAACCCACTGGGGTTCCTTAACGAGTACCTAACCGATAAGATCCGATAAAGTGAAGGTGTTCTCGGATTTTGCCCCCGTCTCTTAATACGGCCAGCGAAGCAGGGAATCAGGCGTTCGGCATCAATCCTATCAACGCACGCACTACACTCTCAGCTAGCAAGGTGGCTGTATTGAGTCATAAACTAAATTATTACCGCATCGGGCATAATTTTTCACATCAGTGAGGGGTTGCCAAACAGCTTCTTCTCTACAGCGTTTCCACCCGTTACTTCAGCTGTCAGTGAATTCATGCATTACCTAAATTTTGCTTTGAAAACATTATTGATTTAGTTCAAATGATATGATGCTAGTTCATAATGACATGTACGGGAATGGATGTTCTTTTATCTTGTTTTTGAATTACTCACCTTTCCTCTCCAAAAAAATCTGCTGGCTATTCGACAAGGAACTTAATCTATGAAGGTGTCCTAGTTATTATGTCGTTGAACTAAATTAAATGAGATCTGCATTGTTATATCAGTTCATTGCATCGAAACGCTGTTCTTGGAGAACACACTCATATACCACTACCCCACAAAAAAGGGCACATTGCGAGCAATGCGGATTTTCTAATTTTGGAAACATTTTCTTCTTTACGCAAAAAAGTCCAATTCTTGTTATTGCAAAAGACGTAACATATGCGAAGCTCAGCGACTAAATGGCGATATTCGCCCGACTAGCAGGTTGCAAAAATGCCATAACACGGGAGCCGTGTTTAGCCCCTTCTGTCAAAAAATATGATGCGCTGTCAGGAACACGTTATATGCGCTTGGCAAAATTCTAAGGAACTCAGTATTACATTCCACGTAACAGAACGAAGGAAAGTGTTGTTTCGTTGGGAGGTTTCGTTATAATGATACTGAGAGTGTCACTAAATAATTTACTTTGCCATCAGTCATCTTCAGCGCTTGCATAAAGAGATTCCACTAGTAGGCTCAAAATGCACGCACATCTTGTTTTTTTGGTTTTCTTTGTTTCGAGCGAAGAAAAAACTTCACGTTGGTCTCGGAACGCCAAACGTCCAACGATCGCCAAGCATATTAGTGTCTTCAGCAAAGTGATCGTCTGCAACAATAACAAACACAATGAAATAAATGACCGTTGATTGTCTATTCGGGAAAGCTGAAGAAACGGGCACAGTTATTTTCGGGTCATTTAAAAATACACGCACTGTATATGACACACCTCTGAAGTTTGCGTACGAAATTGTGTACGCCATGGCAAAATGTGTTGGAGGACTCAGAAGGGAACAGAAAATAAATGAACCACTAAAATAATAGTTTACACTAAATATAAATATATGTTAACCTGAATGATTGTAATATATAACCAacctatcactttttttttttcacatgcgaGGTAGCGCAACTGCATAAAAGGATTTGTCTGCACGGAAGAGGCAGCACAGCGAATAGAGCCTATTCAGGAAATACGTGGTCGTGGGAAAGCCTAAATTTTAACGCCTAAACCATCTTCCCCTCTCCAGACGTTGTGTGCACTGTTCTGTTTCAGAAATTTCGTTTTTGTAGAATATTCCAGCATCCTcgcagaaaaataagaaaacaagaaacaaatggGAGAAAGAGCAGGGCTCCAGTTTTGATATGAAGAGAAACTTTCTAAGTCATAGTGATTCTTGGAACAATGTTGCTTTAGTAAATACTTCGGAAATACAATTCATGTACATGTGCATCTTtgaacacgaaaaaggccgttaACACTTTGTAAAAGGATGAACTTGAAGGCAGAAGTGGACAGAGAACACAGAGGTGACTCTCCTTCAATTTGTCAGTTTTTCGTTTTTCGAAGTGTTAGTggctttttttgtgtttcactatataccaacttgcccaacaagcaacACGTTTGAACACATCTACTTCACTAGAAGTTTCAAGTTGATTACGATTGTTTTCTTATAACTTAATGTTTCTATCTTTTAACAATGCATGCTTCGTGGTTAACCTAAACGCTGTCTTTGACGCCTAACACCACTGTTTGTGTGCATGTTTCAGCGGAGAACTCTAGGTCCGCCTGCAGGAGAGAGTACCAAAGAATTAAAGAAGAGGAGAACACGATAAAACAAGGGCAGACCCCGGCTATAGTTGCACCCGGAGGAGCTGCAACTTGGACTTCACCGGCAGTACAATCATCCAGCGCTGGGGCCTCTGTACTAACGCCATCTCCAGAAGTGGCCACCCAGGGGAAACCAAAAAATGCTCTTGGCCCTCCTGCACAGCTGCCAAGTACACCAGTATTGTTACCACCAGCACCTGCACCTACTGCAGCAGGGGAAACAGAGCAGTCAGGAAAGTCACGACATGAGAACGGAGAAGCAATGAGTGGTGCAACAAAAGAAGAGGAGAACACGATAAAACAAGGGCAGACCCCGGCTATAGTTGCACCCGGAGGAGCTGCAACTGGGACTTCACCGGCAGTACAATCATCCAGCGCTGGGGCCTCTGTACTAACGCCATCTCCAGAAGTGGCCACCCAGGGGAAACCAAAAAATGTTCTTGGCCCTCTTGCACAGCTGCCAAGTACACCAGTATTGTTACCACCAGCACCTGCACCTACTGCAGCAGGGGAAACAGAGCAGTCAGGAAAGTCACAACATGAGAACGGAGAAGCAATGAGTGGTGCAACAGTGGCAGTACCAGGAGTAGGTGATCCGGTGATAACCTTACCAACCCATGCACAACAAACAGGAGCATTTCCTGGGGGTTCACAAGGTCTAAACCCCGAATTAGGAGAATTGAGTCTACTGTCCGAGACAAATAGCTTGGAAGGAGGCAGCTCTCGGCACTTAATTCCGGCGGCTGTCACACACAAAGAAGAACACGGAGAAACAGCTTATGGAATCCGGAGCGGACTTTGGCTGTAATAAAACCAATAGGATAAAAAAAATGAGCAAAGTGGTCCGGAATCGGCGGAAAACTCGAGGGAAATGCCAAATGCCAAACCAGGAATGAAAGGGCCATCGTTTGAGCTACTCTAACAAAGCAGTTCTGCTGTAGAATAAAATAATTACAATACGTTTGTTCACATTGTTAAAACGTTAATTGTTATGAGTGCTGGAACAGACGTACACACATAAAAATGAAAGTCCAGCCTACACGTGATCAATAGGATCGCACATACTCTTCTTTCATCCAATGTGAGCGATACCAGCGCTACCGTTTGTTAGTACACACCACATATTCCGTGATTATTATTAATTTTTGATTTATTTGatgcgtggggtttaacgtttcaaaaccaccaaacgattatgagagacgccgtagtggagggctccgtaaattttgaccacttggggttctttaacgtgcacccaaatctgagtacatggtcctacaacatttccgcctccatcggagatgcagctgctgcagccgggattcgatcccccgacctgcgggtcagcagccaagtaccttaatcACTAGACTACAGCGGTGGGAATTATTCATTTTTTCATAGTTACTGGTTACAGCTTGAACATTTGGTATGAACAAAGGTCTTTTTCGAAGACAtagttattttttgtttgttttcaacTTCTATTCTTGAAGGTTGCTACGTGACGAATTCCTTGTAATCGCGAAACGTTAGCAGTGAAAGTCCAGTAAGCCTATCAGCAGTCAAACAGTGCGAGGGGCACCGACATGGGAATAGCAAgcaaagtgtaaaaaaaaattgtaatctTTATATTAGGAAAAAGTATAAGAAGCATTTGACTTCTCACGACATATTGCAAGCGAGCTCTCGCACGTGTGTGTCTCAAGCACAGCTTTCATTTATTTGCTTTGTTTATTTGTTAAGTTCGCTATCGCATTTCGCAATGCTCGCTCTTTACAGTTTTCTTCCTTTCTGCCGAGAACCTGAGTTTAGTATACATGCTtagcaccacaacacttcagttGCTGCAGGTACTAATGACAATCATGCCTTCATATCCAGGTCGGCAAAATTTACAGGCTGAAATGAGAGGTGACCTCCATGAAAGGTCATACGAACGCCGGGTAATTTTTGAGAATCGCACAATATAAATATCATAAGTTATAAGGAAACTGTATTTACAAATATGAAAACGAAAACTGTCTGTATGACGCTGCCACAGAAACATGTGGGTTGCAGAAACACCACTTTATAAAGCTCACTCACCTAGTGCGGGGCGAGGCCATAGGTATAACTCACTCATTGTAAACATCGCCAAGGAAATACAGACAAGGAACGCATGACGTAGGGCCAACTCATAGTCAACAGTACCTAAACCATTTTCACCTCAGTGCTTCAGCTGCTACTGTCATTTGCATCTTCCTCTGTCGATGAATGTATGTTACCACTATTTTCTTGTCCATATGGTGCtcgcgcaaaaaaaagcaaatacgGCTGTTTTCACACCAACGCACTCCCACACACTCGCCGTCGTCTTTTCTTCAGATGTCGCAATGCACTGATAATTTTTCCTGAACTCATTCAGGGAACTTCTCATGCCACACTTCATTATCGTCGAAAAGCCAGTCATTAACACAATGCAAACATTACCTTATCAGAGAAAAACCCGAAGAACTAGTCTTTACGAGAATTAACGCACTCTTACATATATCAATGTATGTTTATAGAGCAGTGTAATAGAAGTTAATACTGTGTGTTATCAAATGAATCGATGTTCAGCAGTCGTCTTTTTCTGTTTGGCTATGTCAGTCAGAATAGGAAGCTATTTGGAGAAAACAGTGCGTTTCAAcacgctgcatttattttctaaCAGTATTTTGCACATACTTGCGTGTCTTTATTGTGCGGCTCGTATTAgacttactgtatatgctaccatCAGGTAGTGGAGTCGCGCATCTGTTTTTCAACGCCGCTAGCAACCGTGCACTGCGAAGACGCTGATATACAGGCCGTACACGAAAACCATGGCTACGCCGCCGCAAGTGGTACCGTACACCTGAAATCTATCAAGTGATCGTCATGCGCTCTGTATCTCGTTAGCTGTAAACTGGTGCTTCATTTTGCTTTAGATCAATGTCCGTAAGCTTTGGGCGCAAGCTATTTGCGTAAACCCAGTACCATTTTCGAGAAAAACAGAAATAATCGATGTTTCATTCTTAGCGAGGCACTCCACAAATCTCGGAAGACACCTATTTCGTCTCTTTGTCAATTGTTGCTCATCTTCCGTAGCTGGCGCCACATGACAAGACAGCAGCGACGGTACATGTTATTCGAAACTATGCTATGCATTTTAGCTTTGCATCACCGCACAGACTAAAAATATGTTTTTGTGCCCCCATGGCAGGCTCGAAAGCaggtgtttcttctttcttcactgGTCGTTGACACGCCAGCCACTTCGGCTGGCGATCGGCGACATGCTTCATCGATAGGCGGCAGGTTTAAGCAAGACACTTACAAAAACAGAGCATGGCGTCGCAGCGTAACAATGGCTGCAAGTCAGACAAGATGGTGAACCTATGCACAACTCTGCTTCCGTAGGGAGCAAATACAAGAACCCTACCTTTTATAAGGACGCTTGGACTTTTTCTAACCAAACTATTTCACTTTTCACCCAATAGTGGCCGCATCTTCATGATGTAAATAAACTTTGATTGAATCTCATTTGATTCAATTTACCAGTTTCAAAGCAATATGCTACAGATGCTGCAAAAGTAAACGGTGCACCTGAGCTGTGGCAAAGCTCGTGAAAGTGAATGCCACGTGCGCTCCTTTAAAGAAGTGCTTATTTATTTTATACCGTAATGATGCCACTGATGAAattgatgatgataatatatatattttaGTGACGCAAGGGCCAGCTTGTCGAAATAGTGCCATAAAAGATGTAACAATAGCTATGATAAGTTATGAAACGACATTTAGGGGATGTGAAGTAAACAATAGTGGTGGTGTTAAGCGGCTGTGTAATTAGGTCTAAACTTGTTCTCCCTAAAGGTGGATAACACGTTTAAGTATTCAAAATATGCAAGTCACATGACTACTGTTCATCGAAGCTCAATAACTTGTGGTCGTGGTTACAAAACCATGAAAACATGACAACAGCACGAATGCCTCTTCAACGCCCTTGAATCCAAAGGCCACGAGGTAGCTGCTTTTTTCATCGCAGCCCTCACAGCCGTAATCTCTGctcagaggtcgtgctacggatcccTTCGGTATATCACATGATAACGTTTAAAAAAGCAGAAAGTGACTGATTTAGTGGATATAGTGGAAATTGCTGTCGGCAGGGTGATGTAAAGGGTTTCTTTCTAACATCGTACAATTCAATGCACCGGATCAGAATGTGAAGCACGcaaagtggttctccacatctttcACACCTGGTTGGATCATTACCGGACAGAAAGCACACACGTGTGGTATGTATGTGTCCCATTCgcagccttgttagtgttacttgtGTGCGGCGTGACTTCAATACTACAGGCTAATTACCACGGTACGGCTTTATGACGTGCAGTTTATCAACGCGACAACATTAAAGATCTCATTTCACTGAAATTACGGTGTCAGCGTTTatgtcggtgtcgttggttgtgaatgAAAAATGATGATtttatgcgtgaccaaaaaagcGAGTACGATGCAAATAAAAATGATCACGAGCCTTAGAGCAGAGTGGGGAGGTAACGAGGGCTGTTTGGGTTCGAGTGGATATCAAACCAtagtcatttgcgtggcaagtggatgttctaccaGACGGTTACGCctgttcttttaggggcgaagctccttaaagcggcacctcttcatccctcgtcgtagtacgtaacacgTCTTACGTTTtgatctgcaaggtggtgccgatgggagatttttcctgtgcgttgttgaacaataaaaaattcgcagcgtgcgcgttacctaaaagccgaattctcatgtctctcattccccattagcagccattggcatgtacattgagcactctctgacaagaaacggttgctacgttacactcgctgggcgtaacctccttggttttagaaaggtttagcgagcgttgggccacagttccatgaatacagtgaactattatataccgtgaactcgaggtggttaaaggtgggaggtagacacgaagcgcaagggatggatgcacggatgaagacgaacgcagagacggatgcacggatggacgtgtggacgcatgaacagacgcatgcacagacgggcggatggacgcacggacggtcacacagacggacgcatggacggatggaagcaagaacgaatgggcggacggatgcttcgccccaatctccatcattcaccccatagatatatgctgccaatttttctttatttccggttaaACATCACACACGGGGTGCTAATATAAATACTTCGCAAAACACAACAATCATGACCAATAAGTTAGTACGGCTTTCAAGCAGTGCTAAAGCACATCACGTCTTAAAATTCTTCATGGTCAGTACGGCTTCTACTC
Coding sequences within:
- the LOC119167920 gene encoding uncharacterized protein LOC119167920 yields the protein MECLDHVTYHEILLHCTGPPDSDRRIINRKRCVPRTSSYQRLLRHVSVCTAIVPRQVHHHPSAWSAHVSDVTNRQPYKGLAPVLLRQWARRNSWDHVAYHEILLHCTGPPDSDRRIINRKRCVPRTSSYQRLLRHVSVCTAIAPRQVHHHPSTWSAHVSDVTNRQPYKGLAPVLLRQWARRNGWDHVAYHEILHCTAQPEKGEGSFKRPAFSTEPPDRGPCRANVTYWYFQEKYHECKLFNYGGCGGNRNRFWTEKRCYYRCAAPGRQKILCSVYPDPKPCNSTFQAWYFSKKDNACHRLPRGMCTSTINRFMWCEKCMNRCSAENSRSACRREYQRIKEEENTIKQGQTPAIVAPGGAATWTSPAVQSSSAGASVLTPSPEVATQGKPKNALGPPAQLPSTPVLLPPAPAPTAAGETEQSGKSRHENGEAMSGATKEEENTIKQGQTPAIVAPGGAATGTSPAVQSSSAGASVLTPSPEVATQGKPKNVLGPLAQLPSTPVLLPPAPAPTAAGETEQSGKSQHENGEAMSGATVAVPGVGDPVITLPTHAQQTGAFPGGSQGLNPELGELSLLSETNSLEGGSSRHLIPAAVTHKEEHGETAYGIRSGLWL